A genomic region of Pseudomonas sp. KU43P contains the following coding sequences:
- a CDS encoding cytochrome c-type biogenesis protein: MKRWLAAAVLGMSLAGVAKAAIDTYQFRDDAERERYQQLTKELRCPKCQNQDIADSNAPIAADLRREIFRMLGEGKSNQQIVDFMVDRYGDFVRYKPALSGRTWLLWFGPGILLAGGFLVLAVIVRRRRGPVTQGAEHLSAEERERLAKLLEKEQTHD; the protein is encoded by the coding sequence ATGAAGCGCTGGCTTGCAGCCGCCGTGCTGGGCATGAGCCTGGCCGGTGTGGCCAAGGCGGCCATCGATACCTATCAGTTCCGCGACGACGCCGAGCGCGAGCGCTATCAGCAACTGACCAAGGAACTGCGCTGCCCCAAGTGCCAGAACCAGGACATCGCCGACTCCAACGCGCCGATCGCCGCCGACCTGCGCCGCGAGATCTTCCGCATGTTGGGCGAGGGTAAGAGCAACCAGCAGATCGTCGACTTCATGGTCGACCGCTATGGCGACTTCGTGCGCTACAAGCCTGCGCTCAGTGGCCGGACCTGGCTGCTGTGGTTCGGCCCGGGCATTCTGCTGGCAGGCGGGTTCTTGGTGCTGGCGGTGATCGTTCGCCGGCGCCGTGGCCCGGTGACCCAGGGCGCGGAGCATTTGTCCGCTGAAGAACGCGAGCGTCTCGCCAAACTGCTGGAAAAAGAACAGACCCATGATTGA
- a CDS encoding EscU/YscU/HrcU family type III secretion system export apparatus switch protein, with product MTDRQPRQAIALSYDGQQAPTLSAKGDDELAEAILAIAREHEVPIYENAELVRLLARLELSDQIPEALYLTIAEIIAFAWHLRGKVPAGFNEQPCSPQDITPGQLLLPPGSSTI from the coding sequence ATGACCGACAGGCAACCCCGCCAGGCCATTGCCCTGAGCTACGACGGCCAGCAAGCCCCGACCTTGAGCGCCAAGGGCGACGACGAGCTGGCCGAGGCCATCCTGGCCATCGCCCGTGAGCACGAAGTGCCCATCTACGAAAACGCCGAGCTGGTGCGCCTGCTAGCGCGCCTGGAGCTGAGCGACCAGATCCCCGAGGCGTTGTACTTGACCATCGCCGAAATCATCGCCTTCGCCTGGCACTTGCGCGGCAAGGTGCCGGCAGGCTTCAACGAACAACCCTGCAGCCCGCAAGACATCACACCGGGGCAACTGCTCCTGCCACCCGGGTCGAGCACTATCTAG
- the ccmE gene encoding cytochrome c maturation protein CcmE has translation MNPQRKKRLFLILGLLVGVAVAVGFALSALQQNINLFYTPTQIANGEAPLDTRIRAGGMVEKGSVQRSGDSLDVRFVVTDFNKSVPITYRGILPDLFREGQGIVALGKLNGDGVVVADEVLAKHDEKYMPPEVTKALKESGQAEAKP, from the coding sequence GTGAATCCGCAGCGCAAGAAACGCCTGTTCCTGATCCTCGGCCTGCTGGTCGGGGTCGCGGTGGCCGTCGGCTTTGCCTTGAGCGCCCTGCAGCAGAACATCAACCTGTTCTATACGCCCACCCAGATCGCCAATGGCGAGGCACCGCTGGATACGCGCATCCGCGCCGGCGGCATGGTCGAGAAGGGCTCGGTGCAGCGCTCAGGCGACTCGCTCGACGTGCGCTTCGTGGTCACCGACTTCAACAAGTCGGTGCCGATCACCTACCGCGGCATCCTCCCGGACCTGTTCCGCGAAGGGCAGGGCATCGTCGCCCTGGGCAAACTCAATGGCGACGGTGTGGTGGTGGCCGACGAGGTGCTGGCCAAGCACGACGAGAAGTACATGCCGCCTGAAGTCACCAAGGCCCTGAAAGAAAGCGGCCAAGCGGAGGCTAAGCCATGA
- a CDS encoding 2-hydroxyacid dehydrogenase → MHKTVLVLVETVDDYLPLLEQAGYRLIRAPSPQLRAEAIQRHAAEIDAVLTRGPLGLSAVEIQAMPALQIICVIGAGYEQVDLAAAAARGITVTNGAGANATAVADHTLAMLLALLRDIPRADASTRRGEWNRVISPSVSGKRLGILGLGAVGQAIAKRASLGFDMSISYHSRSPRQGVPYTWYDSPLHLAEAVDILVVATPGGSSTRHLVDAQVLEALGTEGFLVNIARASVVDTEALIAALQQARIAGAALDVFDDEPAVPEAFKALGNTVLTPHVAGQSPEAARDTVGLVLRNLQAFFAGEPVLTPVRL, encoded by the coding sequence ATGCACAAGACAGTTCTGGTGCTGGTGGAAACCGTCGACGATTACCTGCCACTGCTCGAGCAGGCCGGCTACCGGCTCATCCGCGCACCGTCCCCCCAGTTACGCGCCGAAGCGATCCAGCGCCACGCCGCTGAAATCGACGCCGTGCTGACCCGCGGCCCTCTTGGCCTGAGCGCCGTCGAAATCCAGGCGATGCCGGCACTGCAGATCATCTGTGTGATCGGTGCCGGTTATGAACAGGTTGACCTGGCCGCCGCCGCCGCCCGCGGCATTACCGTCACCAACGGCGCTGGCGCCAACGCGACCGCCGTTGCCGACCACACCTTGGCCATGCTGTTGGCGCTGCTGCGCGACATCCCCCGCGCCGATGCCAGCACCCGTCGTGGCGAATGGAACCGGGTCATCAGCCCCTCGGTCAGCGGCAAGCGGCTGGGCATCCTCGGCCTGGGAGCGGTTGGCCAGGCCATCGCCAAGCGAGCCAGCCTGGGCTTCGACATGAGCATCAGCTACCACAGCCGCAGCCCACGCCAAGGCGTGCCCTACACCTGGTACGACAGCCCGCTGCACCTGGCCGAGGCCGTCGACATTCTGGTGGTGGCTACGCCCGGTGGTTCCAGTACCCGGCATCTGGTCGATGCCCAGGTGCTAGAAGCGCTGGGCACCGAGGGTTTCCTGGTGAACATTGCCCGCGCCAGCGTGGTGGATACCGAGGCCCTGATCGCCGCGTTGCAGCAAGCCCGGATCGCTGGTGCCGCGCTGGACGTGTTCGACGATGAGCCGGCCGTTCCCGAAGCATTCAAGGCACTCGGCAATACCGTGCTCACCCCTCACGTGGCCGGCCAGTCGCCGGAGGCCGCGCGCGACACCGTAGGCCTGGTGCTGCGCAACCTGCAGGCATTTTTTGCCGGTGAGCCCGTGTTGACCCCGGTGCGCCTGTAA
- the ccmD gene encoding heme exporter protein CcmD, with the protein MSFSSFGDFLAMGHHGLYVWSAYGICLTVLAINVAAPLLARRRYLQEEARRLRRENNL; encoded by the coding sequence ATGAGCTTTTCTTCATTCGGCGATTTTCTCGCCATGGGCCACCATGGGCTGTACGTCTGGTCGGCCTATGGCATCTGCCTGACGGTGCTGGCGATCAATGTCGCAGCGCCGCTGCTGGCCCGCCGTCGCTACCTGCAAGAAGAGGCGCGCCGTCTGCGCCGGGAGAACAACCTGTGA
- the ccmA gene encoding cytochrome c biogenesis heme-transporting ATPase CcmA gives MTFHLQAVGLACERDWRLLFEHLHFELRPGDMLQISGPNGSGKTSLLRLLAGLMQPTAGQILLGGQPLAEQRHALASILLWIGHAAGIKDLLTAEENLTWLCALHQPATRDAIWSALEAVGLRGFEDVPCHTLSAGQQRRVALARLHLDSPPLWILDEPFTALDKQGVAQLEAHLAAHCEQGGTVVLTTHHTLERKPSGYRELNLGQWAA, from the coding sequence GTGACCTTTCACCTCCAAGCCGTGGGCCTGGCCTGCGAGCGCGACTGGCGCCTGCTGTTCGAGCACCTGCATTTCGAACTGCGGCCCGGCGACATGCTGCAGATCAGCGGCCCCAACGGCAGCGGCAAGACCAGCCTGCTGCGTTTGCTCGCCGGGCTGATGCAACCGACTGCCGGGCAGATCCTGCTGGGCGGCCAGCCGTTGGCCGAACAGCGCCATGCGCTGGCCAGCATCCTGTTGTGGATTGGCCATGCCGCGGGCATCAAGGACCTGCTGACCGCCGAGGAGAACCTCACCTGGCTGTGTGCCCTGCACCAGCCGGCCACCCGCGATGCCATCTGGTCGGCCCTGGAAGCTGTTGGTCTGCGTGGTTTCGAAGATGTGCCTTGCCATACCCTGTCGGCTGGCCAGCAGCGCCGCGTGGCCCTGGCCCGCCTGCACCTGGACAGCCCGCCGCTGTGGATTCTCGACGAACCGTTCACCGCCCTCGACAAGCAGGGCGTGGCGCAGCTCGAGGCGCACCTGGCGGCCCATTGCGAGCAGGGCGGCACGGTCGTGCTGACCACCCACCACACGCTGGAACGCAAACCCTCTGGTTACCGTGAACTCAACCTGGGGCAATGGGCGGCATGA
- a CDS encoding FKBP-type peptidyl-prolyl cis-trans isomerase: MSSELHITDLVEGDGKAVVKGALITTQYTGWLADGSEFDSSWSRGKPFQCVIGTGRVIKGWDQGLMGMRVGGKRKLQVPAHLGYGERSVGAIPPNSDLTFEIELLEVLTRDD; the protein is encoded by the coding sequence ATGAGCAGCGAACTGCACATTACCGACCTCGTCGAAGGCGACGGCAAGGCCGTCGTCAAAGGCGCCCTGATCACCACCCAGTACACCGGCTGGCTGGCCGACGGCAGCGAATTCGATTCGTCCTGGTCGCGGGGCAAGCCCTTCCAGTGCGTGATCGGCACCGGCCGGGTGATCAAAGGCTGGGACCAGGGCCTGATGGGCATGCGCGTCGGCGGCAAGCGCAAGCTCCAGGTGCCGGCGCACCTGGGGTATGGCGAACGCAGCGTGGGCGCGATACCGCCGAATTCGGACCTGACGTTCGAAATCGAGTTGCTGGAGGTGTTGACTCGGGACGATTGA
- the ccmI gene encoding c-type cytochrome biogenesis protein CcmI — translation MIEFWLSAGLLLLAALGFLLIPILRGRRQQQEEDRTALNVALYQERVAELAAQQAAGVLDDTQLANGRDEAARELLADTEGADAPRQGHLGKALPLLAAVLVPLLGLGLYLHFGAADKVQLTQEFAAAPKSMEEITSRLERAVEAQPDSAEGLYFLGRAYMAEQRPADAARAYERAVALTGRQPELLGQWAQALYFAADKQWSAQVQALTDEALKADPNEVTSLGLRGIAAFEGERYQEAIDYWTRLLTQLPEGDASRAALQGGIDRAAERLGGKAAKPVATARLKVRVELAAALKDKVKPDDTVFIFARASNGPPMPLAAKRVTVAQLPLEVELSDADAMMPQMKLSDFAEVQLVARVSRAGQPTHGEWIGQGAPLANTTQATQQLVIDSPDP, via the coding sequence ATGATTGAATTCTGGCTTAGCGCGGGCCTGCTGCTGCTCGCTGCCCTCGGCTTTCTGCTGATCCCGATCCTGCGTGGCCGCCGCCAGCAGCAGGAAGAAGACCGTACGGCGCTGAACGTGGCCCTGTACCAGGAACGTGTCGCCGAGCTGGCCGCCCAGCAGGCGGCCGGCGTGCTGGACGACACGCAACTGGCCAATGGCCGCGATGAGGCTGCACGGGAACTGCTGGCCGACACCGAAGGTGCCGATGCGCCGCGCCAGGGGCACCTGGGCAAGGCCTTGCCATTGTTGGCGGCGGTGCTGGTGCCGCTGCTGGGGCTCGGGCTGTACCTGCACTTTGGTGCGGCCGACAAGGTCCAGCTCACCCAGGAATTCGCTGCCGCACCGAAGAGCATGGAAGAAATCACCTCTCGCCTGGAGCGTGCAGTCGAAGCCCAGCCGGATTCCGCCGAAGGCTTGTACTTCCTCGGCCGTGCCTACATGGCCGAGCAACGGCCGGCGGATGCCGCCCGGGCCTACGAGCGCGCCGTGGCACTGACCGGTCGCCAGCCCGAGTTGCTCGGGCAGTGGGCCCAGGCGCTGTACTTTGCCGCCGACAAGCAGTGGAGCGCTCAGGTGCAGGCGCTGACCGACGAGGCACTCAAGGCCGACCCCAACGAGGTCACCAGCCTTGGCCTTCGTGGTATCGCAGCCTTCGAAGGCGAGCGTTATCAGGAAGCGATCGATTACTGGACGCGCCTGCTCACGCAGTTGCCCGAGGGCGATGCCTCGCGCGCGGCGTTGCAAGGTGGCATCGACCGCGCAGCGGAGCGTCTGGGCGGCAAGGCTGCCAAACCTGTCGCCACGGCGCGGCTGAAGGTGCGGGTGGAGCTGGCGGCAGCGCTCAAGGACAAGGTCAAGCCCGACGACACCGTGTTCATTTTCGCCCGTGCCAGCAATGGCCCGCCCATGCCGTTGGCGGCTAAACGGGTGACCGTGGCGCAGTTGCCGCTGGAGGTCGAGCTGTCCGATGCCGACGCGATGATGCCGCAGATGAAACTGTCGGACTTTGCCGAAGTCCAACTGGTTGCACGTGTGTCCCGTGCCGGTCAGCCTACCCATGGCGAGTGGATCGGCCAGGGAGCACCGTTGGCCAACACGACCCAGGCCACCCAACAATTAGTCATCGACAGCCCTGACCCGTAA
- a CDS encoding heme ABC transporter permease has product MKISWTWFHKLGSPKWFYAISGRMLPWLTVSAILLLATGVIWGLAFAPEDYQQGNSFRIIYIHVPAAMLAQSCYVLLAVAGVVGLVWKMKLADVALQCAAPIGAWMTAVALVTGAIWGKPTWGSWWVWDARLTSMLILLFLYFGIIALGQAITNRDSAAKACAVLAIVGVINIPIIKYSVEWWNTLHQGATFTLTEKPAMPAEMWLPLLCTALGFYCFFGAVLLLRMRLEVLKREARASWVREEVLNSLGRRAA; this is encoded by the coding sequence ATGAAAATAAGCTGGACGTGGTTCCACAAACTGGGTTCCCCCAAATGGTTCTATGCCATCAGCGGCCGCATGCTGCCGTGGCTGACCGTTTCCGCCATCTTGCTGCTGGCCACCGGCGTGATCTGGGGCCTGGCCTTCGCCCCCGAGGACTATCAGCAGGGCAACAGTTTCCGCATCATCTACATCCACGTGCCGGCGGCCATGCTGGCGCAGTCGTGCTACGTGCTGCTGGCGGTGGCTGGGGTGGTGGGGCTGGTATGGAAGATGAAGCTCGCCGATGTCGCCCTGCAATGCGCCGCCCCCATTGGCGCCTGGATGACCGCCGTCGCGCTGGTGACCGGGGCCATCTGGGGCAAGCCGACTTGGGGCAGCTGGTGGGTGTGGGATGCACGCCTGACCTCGATGCTGATTTTGCTGTTCCTGTACTTCGGCATCATCGCCCTGGGCCAGGCCATCACCAACCGTGACAGCGCGGCCAAGGCCTGTGCGGTCTTGGCCATCGTCGGCGTGATCAACATCCCGATCATCAAGTACTCGGTGGAGTGGTGGAACACCCTGCACCAGGGGGCGACCTTCACCCTCACCGAAAAACCAGCCATGCCCGCCGAAATGTGGCTGCCGCTGCTGTGCACGGCGCTGGGCTTCTATTGCTTCTTCGGCGCAGTACTGCTGTTGCGCATGCGCCTTGAAGTGCTCAAGCGCGAAGCGCGGGCCAGCTGGGTGCGGGAAGAGGTGTTGAACAGCCTGGGTCGGAGGGCCGCGTGA
- a CDS encoding DsbE family thiol:disulfide interchange protein, whose translation MKRWIMVVPLAVFLLMAVFLYKGLFLKPDELPSAMIGKPFPAFSLASTQGDRNLTQADLQGRPALVNVWATWCPSCKVEHPYLNQLAEQGVVIYGINYKDDNAAALKWLAEFHNPYQLDIRDEQGSLGLNLGVYGAPETFLIDAKGVIRYKHVGIVDASVWREQLAPLYQGLVDEAKP comes from the coding sequence ATGAAGCGTTGGATCATGGTGGTGCCACTGGCGGTATTCCTGCTGATGGCGGTATTCCTGTACAAAGGGCTGTTTCTCAAGCCCGACGAGCTGCCCTCGGCGATGATCGGCAAGCCGTTCCCGGCGTTTTCCCTGGCCTCGACCCAGGGCGATCGCAACCTCACCCAGGCCGACCTGCAGGGCCGCCCGGCGCTGGTCAACGTCTGGGCTACCTGGTGCCCGTCGTGCAAGGTCGAGCACCCATACCTCAACCAGCTGGCCGAGCAGGGCGTGGTGATCTACGGCATCAACTACAAGGACGACAACGCCGCTGCCTTGAAGTGGCTGGCCGAGTTCCACAATCCGTACCAGCTGGATATCCGTGACGAGCAGGGCAGCCTGGGCTTGAACCTTGGTGTGTACGGCGCGCCAGAAACCTTCCTGATCGACGCCAAGGGTGTCATCCGCTACAAGCACGTGGGCATCGTCGATGCCAGCGTCTGGCGCGAGCAACTGGCGCCCCTGTACCAGGGCTTGGTCGACGAGGCCAAGCCATGA
- a CDS encoding PhzF family phenazine biosynthesis protein, with protein sequence MQLEIFQVDAFSAEPFGGNPAAVIPLDAWLPDDVLQRIAEENNLSETAYFVRNGEAFDLRWFTPTVEVDLCGHATLASAYVLFEQLGEQAAVLRFNTRSGELRVSRSADGLLAMDFPAKQPTAVETPAGLLQALGLGQAAAVYRSDDYVVVIEDALLLDSLTPDFVALNAFDVRGIAVTAAGRGFDFVTRWFGPRVGVNEDPVTGSAHTSLAPVWAERLGKQVLSCEQGGVRKGQLQCEVPGNGRVIISGRAALYLKGSIYI encoded by the coding sequence ATGCAACTCGAAATCTTCCAGGTCGATGCCTTTTCTGCCGAGCCGTTCGGTGGCAACCCGGCGGCGGTGATCCCGCTGGATGCCTGGCTGCCGGACGATGTGCTGCAGCGCATTGCCGAAGAAAACAACCTGTCGGAAACCGCCTACTTCGTGCGCAATGGGGAGGCCTTCGACCTGCGCTGGTTCACCCCGACCGTGGAGGTTGACCTGTGCGGCCACGCCACCCTGGCGTCGGCCTATGTGCTGTTCGAGCAACTGGGCGAGCAGGCAGCCGTGCTGCGCTTCAACACCCGCAGTGGCGAACTGCGGGTAAGCCGAAGCGCCGACGGTCTGCTAGCCATGGACTTCCCGGCCAAGCAGCCGACCGCCGTGGAAACCCCGGCGGGGCTGCTGCAAGCGCTGGGCCTGGGCCAGGCAGCGGCGGTGTACCGCAGCGACGACTATGTCGTGGTGATCGAGGATGCGCTGTTGCTCGACAGCCTGACGCCAGACTTCGTTGCGTTGAACGCCTTCGATGTGCGTGGCATTGCCGTGACGGCGGCAGGGCGTGGCTTTGACTTTGTTACCCGCTGGTTCGGCCCGCGGGTTGGCGTGAATGAAGACCCGGTAACCGGCTCGGCGCACACTTCGCTGGCGCCCGTGTGGGCGGAGCGCCTGGGCAAGCAGGTACTGAGCTGCGAGCAGGGCGGCGTACGCAAAGGCCAACTGCAGTGTGAAGTGCCTGGCAATGGACGGGTCATCATCAGCGGGCGAGCGGCCTTGTACCTGAAGGGCAGCATCTACATCTGA
- a CDS encoding flagellar hook-length control protein FliK translates to MTEINSLGAQTAVSAQAIKAAMTAELLSLTQAQPGLLKPGETAQAEVLTLKQSGSEFQLVLRILQANGNQAQVQASASQPLAPGSQVTVSQPQSDRLAVMVQQASASNIATLTQLDTGKVPVGTLLQGKVLTSQLLQDPGTATTFRSLVSLLNTAQAGATLTIDSPRPLPVGSLLSALVQGDQSLRFVPLSGRQEQLNVAQQLATQQGRQASLPGLLDALQQLARTGDGELRGSAERLLASLPDARQLGDAKSLAQALANSGTFLEAKLLGGLATGVDLKAQLLRLVAQVPVDGAITSASPSSLAQIMPAVARSALGMLERVSPRQPPGVFPLPSRLLQAMEDEGDLQQLLRLAAAAISRLQSHALSSLQQTGTLENGNLQTTWQTEIPVRHGQEFIPLQAKLQREDTPEQQADPRREQRDPLESLWRIELAFDLPPLGPLQVQAQLTQGRLSGQLWAELPDTARLIDSQLGALRERLLARGLEVGDLACHPGTPPQGARTRLEQRWVDETA, encoded by the coding sequence ATGACTGAAATCAATAGTCTCGGCGCACAAACTGCGGTGAGCGCCCAAGCGATCAAGGCGGCGATGACCGCCGAACTGCTCAGCCTGACCCAGGCGCAGCCCGGCCTGCTCAAGCCTGGCGAGACCGCGCAGGCCGAGGTACTGACACTCAAGCAGAGTGGCAGCGAGTTCCAGCTGGTGCTGCGCATTCTCCAGGCCAATGGCAATCAGGCCCAGGTCCAGGCAAGTGCCAGCCAACCGCTTGCGCCGGGCAGCCAGGTCACGGTGAGCCAGCCACAAAGCGATCGCCTGGCGGTGATGGTGCAACAGGCCAGCGCCAGCAATATCGCCACCCTGACCCAACTCGATACCGGCAAGGTGCCAGTCGGCACCCTGCTCCAAGGCAAAGTCCTGACCAGCCAGTTGCTGCAGGACCCCGGCACCGCCACCACCTTCCGCTCTTTGGTGAGCCTGCTCAACACCGCCCAGGCCGGCGCCACACTGACCATCGACAGCCCTCGCCCATTACCTGTCGGCAGCCTGCTCAGCGCCCTGGTGCAAGGCGACCAGTCGCTGCGCTTCGTGCCCCTGAGCGGGCGCCAGGAACAATTGAACGTCGCCCAGCAGCTTGCCACCCAACAGGGGCGCCAAGCCTCCCTGCCAGGGCTGCTCGACGCCCTGCAGCAACTGGCCCGCACAGGCGATGGCGAACTGCGCGGCAGCGCCGAACGCCTGCTGGCCAGCCTGCCGGATGCACGTCAGCTGGGTGATGCCAAAAGCTTGGCCCAGGCCCTTGCCAACAGCGGCACCTTTCTCGAAGCCAAACTCCTGGGTGGCCTGGCCACGGGTGTGGACCTCAAAGCCCAGCTGCTACGCCTGGTGGCACAGGTGCCCGTGGATGGCGCGATCACCTCGGCCAGCCCCTCGAGCCTGGCCCAGATCATGCCGGCCGTGGCCCGCAGCGCCCTGGGCATGCTCGAACGGGTCAGCCCGCGCCAGCCCCCCGGCGTCTTCCCCCTGCCCTCGCGGCTGCTGCAGGCCATGGAAGACGAAGGCGACCTGCAACAACTGCTGCGCCTGGCCGCCGCCGCCATCTCGCGCCTGCAAAGCCACGCCCTGAGCAGCCTGCAACAGACCGGCACGCTGGAAAACGGCAACCTGCAGACCACCTGGCAGACCGAAATCCCAGTGCGCCACGGCCAAGAGTTCATCCCGCTGCAGGCCAAGCTGCAACGCGAAGACACCCCCGAGCAACAAGCCGACCCCCGCCGCGAACAACGCGACCCGCTGGAGTCGCTGTGGCGCATCGAACTGGCCTTCGACCTGCCGCCGCTGGGGCCGCTTCAAGTTCAGGCACAGTTGACCCAGGGCCGCCTCAGCGGCCAACTGTGGGCAGAGCTTCCGGATACCGCGCGCCTGATCGACAGCCAGCTCGGCGCACTACGCGAACGTCTGCTGGCCCGGGGCCTGGAGGTCGGCGACCTGGCCTGCCACCCCGGCACACCGCCACAAGGTGCGCGCACACGCCTCGAACAACGCTGGGTGGACGAAACTGCATGA
- the ccmB gene encoding heme exporter protein CcmB yields MGGMSVFILLVRREARLLFRRPAELANPLVFFAIVVALFPLAVGPESQLLQTLSPGLVWVAALLAVLLSLDGLFRSDFEDGSLEQWVLSPHPLAMLVLAKVLAHWIFSGLALVLLAPLLALMLGLPSHCLPVLLGSLLLGTPVLSLLGAVGAALTVGLKRGGLLLALLILPLYIPVLILGSGALQAALQNMPATGHLLWLASLTALAVTLAPFAIAAGLKISVGE; encoded by the coding sequence ATGGGCGGCATGAGCGTATTCATCCTGTTGGTGCGCCGCGAAGCGCGCCTGCTGTTCCGCCGTCCGGCGGAGCTGGCCAACCCCTTGGTGTTCTTCGCCATCGTCGTGGCCCTGTTCCCGCTGGCGGTAGGTCCGGAGAGCCAATTGTTGCAAACCTTGTCGCCCGGACTGGTCTGGGTCGCGGCATTGCTGGCGGTCCTGCTGTCGCTCGACGGTCTTTTTCGCAGTGATTTCGAGGACGGCTCGCTGGAGCAGTGGGTACTCTCGCCACACCCTTTGGCCATGCTGGTACTGGCCAAGGTGCTGGCGCACTGGATCTTTTCCGGTCTGGCACTGGTATTGTTGGCGCCTCTGCTAGCGCTGATGCTGGGTTTGCCCAGCCATTGCCTGCCGGTGCTGTTGGGCTCACTGTTGCTGGGTACGCCGGTGTTGAGCCTGCTGGGCGCGGTAGGCGCAGCGCTGACGGTCGGCCTCAAGCGCGGTGGTTTGCTGCTGGCGTTGCTGATTCTGCCGTTGTATATCCCTGTATTGATCCTGGGCAGTGGTGCGTTGCAGGCGGCGTTGCAGAATATGCCGGCCACCGGCCATCTGCTGTGGCTGGCGAGCCTGACGGCCCTGGCGGTTACCCTGGCACCCTTTGCGATAGCGGCCGGCCTGAAGATCAGCGTCGGCGAATAA
- a CDS encoding GFA family protein has protein sequence MTLEKRGSCLCGETHLRVTVDNTHISACHCSMCRKWTGGPMLVVHCSQPPVIEGRAPSVYDSSDWAQRGFCGQCGTHLYYRLKANDFYAVPVGLLDNDEAWDFDLQIFVEQKPAWYCFANQTKELTGQQAFEQLG, from the coding sequence ATGACCCTGGAAAAACGCGGCAGTTGCCTCTGCGGCGAAACCCATCTGCGTGTCACGGTCGACAACACTCATATCAGCGCCTGCCATTGCAGCATGTGCCGCAAGTGGACCGGGGGCCCGATGCTGGTGGTGCATTGCAGCCAGCCGCCAGTGATCGAGGGGCGTGCACCCAGCGTCTACGACTCGTCCGACTGGGCCCAGCGCGGCTTTTGCGGGCAGTGTGGCACCCACCTCTATTACCGGCTCAAGGCCAATGATTTCTACGCGGTGCCGGTCGGCCTGCTCGACAACGATGAAGCCTGGGATTTCGACCTGCAGATCTTCGTCGAGCAGAAGCCGGCCTGGTACTGCTTCGCCAACCAAACCAAGGAACTGACCGGGCAGCAAGCCTTCGAGCAGCTGGGTTGA
- a CDS encoding histidine phosphatase family protein, which yields MKLPPFLRRRRHLLLSLALIGAAAPLALEVVESRAQPVDGTQTLVFLRHAEKPGEGLGQLNCQGLNRALDLATLLPERFGKADYVFAANPTREVEEGSQDQSYSYIRPLMTITPSAIRLGLPVNIDFGANDTDALADELLSEKYRNATVYTAWSHGYLPELINTVAGKALGEDRVITQDWNGDDFDSLYVLTLTWHDGKASLLSRSVRQGLDGGEQGCPT from the coding sequence ATGAAGTTGCCACCTTTCCTCCGGCGCCGTCGCCACCTGCTGCTGAGCCTGGCCTTGATCGGCGCGGCGGCGCCTCTGGCACTGGAGGTGGTCGAAAGCCGGGCACAGCCGGTCGACGGTACCCAGACCCTGGTGTTCCTGCGTCACGCCGAGAAGCCTGGCGAAGGGTTGGGGCAGCTGAATTGCCAAGGGCTCAACCGCGCACTGGACCTTGCCACACTGCTGCCGGAACGCTTTGGCAAGGCGGATTACGTATTCGCCGCCAACCCCACGCGGGAAGTCGAGGAAGGTAGCCAGGACCAGAGCTACAGCTACATCCGCCCGTTGATGACCATCACCCCGAGCGCGATTCGACTGGGGCTGCCGGTGAACATCGATTTCGGTGCCAACGACACCGACGCGCTCGCCGACGAACTGCTCAGCGAAAAGTACCGCAACGCCACCGTCTACACGGCCTGGTCCCACGGTTACCTGCCGGAGCTGATCAATACGGTAGCCGGCAAGGCACTGGGTGAAGATCGGGTGATCACCCAGGACTGGAACGGGGATGATTTCGATAGCCTGTATGTGCTGACCCTGACCTGGCACGACGGCAAGGCCAGCCTGCTCAGCCGTAGTGTGCGCCAGGGGCTGGACGGCGGGGAGCAGGGTTGCCCGACTTGA